From one Thermatribacter velox genomic stretch:
- the tyrS gene encoding tyrosine--tRNA ligase codes for MDLIADLEFRGLIYQVTDLEGLRERLSRGRIVLYVGFDPTADSLHVGHLLPVLGLRRFQLAGHIPIALVGGGTGLIGDPSGKTTERALNPQEVVEAWSQRIRSQLERFLDFEVASNPARIANNFEWLGELKMIPFLRDIGKHFSLGYMLSKESVKSRLESGISFTEFCYMLLQAYDFLQLAKRYNCELQAGGSDQWGNITAGMDLIQKVLGKKVYGLTFPLVTRSDGTKFGKTEQGAVWLDPERTTPYQFYQFWLNVDDRDVVTYLKYFTFLSQEEILELEKEVKRNPERREAQRVLAGEMTALVHGKDALERAEKISRALFYGQLQELTPLELEEAFRDVPSYEIAGQEEINIVDLLVFCGAASSKREAREHLKNGAIQVNGVKVQEIDRTFRRQDCLGGKYLVIRRGKKNYYLVKWLS; via the coding sequence GTGGATCTTATCGCAGACCTTGAATTCAGAGGACTCATCTATCAGGTTACCGACCTTGAGGGTTTGAGGGAACGGCTGTCCAGAGGCAGGATTGTACTGTATGTGGGTTTTGACCCCACTGCCGACAGCTTGCACGTGGGACATCTTTTGCCTGTTCTGGGATTGCGTCGTTTCCAGCTGGCAGGGCATATTCCCATAGCTCTGGTAGGTGGAGGTACCGGTCTGATCGGTGACCCCAGCGGGAAAACCACAGAGCGAGCACTAAACCCTCAGGAGGTGGTTGAAGCCTGGTCTCAGAGAATACGTTCCCAGCTGGAACGGTTTCTGGACTTTGAAGTCGCCTCTAATCCTGCTCGGATTGCCAATAATTTTGAGTGGCTTGGAGAGCTGAAAATGATACCCTTTTTGCGAGACATAGGTAAGCACTTTTCGCTGGGTTATATGCTTTCTAAGGAATCTGTAAAATCCAGGTTGGAATCGGGCATATCTTTTACCGAATTCTGTTATATGCTGCTTCAAGCCTATGATTTTTTGCAGCTTGCGAAGCGTTACAACTGTGAACTTCAAGCTGGTGGTAGTGACCAGTGGGGTAACATAACAGCAGGCATGGACCTGATTCAGAAAGTACTGGGTAAAAAAGTTTATGGTTTAACTTTTCCACTGGTAACCCGTTCTGATGGAACGAAATTCGGCAAAACCGAGCAGGGCGCAGTCTGGCTGGATCCGGAACGTACCACACCCTATCAATTTTATCAGTTTTGGCTTAACGTTGACGACCGGGATGTGGTTACCTATCTCAAGTATTTCACCTTCTTATCTCAAGAGGAGATTTTGGAGCTTGAGAAGGAAGTGAAGAGAAACCCTGAACGCCGGGAAGCCCAACGGGTACTTGCAGGAGAAATGACTGCGCTGGTGCACGGAAAAGACGCCCTGGAGCGAGCAGAAAAGATATCCCGGGCACTTTTCTATGGTCAGCTTCAAGAACTGACTCCTCTGGAACTCGAGGAGGCATTTCGGGACGTTCCTTCCTATGAGATTGCAGGACAGGAAGAAATTAACATTGTGGATTTACTGGTTTTTTGTGGTGCTGCTTCTTCTAAAAGGGAAGCCAGGGAGCATCTTAAAAATGGAGCTATTCAGGTCAACGGGGTTAAAGTGCAGGAAATTGACAGGACCTTTAGGCGCCAGGACTGTTTAGGTGGGAAATACCTGGTGATTAGAAGAGGCAAGAAAAATTATTACTTAGTCAAGTGGTTATCTTAG